A single genomic interval of Lentimicrobium saccharophilum harbors:
- a CDS encoding sodium/proline symporter encodes MSTTLIGFIIYLIAMLGIGIYMYRRNESNADYFLGGRKMNSWVVALSERSSGESAWLLLGLPGAALALGIVEVWTALGCLIGIFFYWYAVAEDIRRQSERFNAITLPDVFSKQFSRGGLWIRFTAMLIIIFFFTFYLAAQFNGAGKVLNVTFGIAPFTGMVIGAAVIILYTMLGGFHAVVWTDFIQALLMFGALVLLPLAGLLEVSAGGHSLGSALNAAGGTYLSLSGGKTGWAAVATIIGGLSWAFGYMGQPHLLTKFMSIKDPARMKKSRRIAFFWAVPAFAGAFVIGLVGLALYGQGTFNDVEKVMPHLANSLLPAWVAGILISAAIAAMMSTADGQLLVISSVVSEDLFHNILNINISSKAMVNLSRIVTLLVGLAAFAIAVTSQKLIFAMVSYAWSGLGASFGPALLLMLKWKKTTWQGVLAGMLTGSFSTIIWSEITYLDQAISVRFASFVLAFAVVWLVSLCTYKRADKSA; translated from the coding sequence ATGAGCACAACCCTGATTGGTTTCATCATTTATCTGATTGCCATGTTGGGCATCGGGATATACATGTATCGCCGCAATGAGTCGAATGCCGATTATTTTCTTGGAGGCAGGAAGATGAACTCCTGGGTGGTAGCATTGTCGGAGCGTTCTTCCGGAGAGTCGGCCTGGCTGCTGCTTGGGCTTCCGGGTGCAGCGCTGGCATTAGGAATTGTTGAGGTCTGGACTGCCCTGGGGTGCCTGATCGGCATTTTCTTTTATTGGTATGCGGTGGCAGAGGACATCCGGCGGCAGTCGGAACGTTTTAACGCCATCACCCTGCCTGATGTTTTTTCAAAGCAATTCAGCAGGGGAGGGTTGTGGATCAGGTTCACCGCCATGCTGATCATTATATTCTTCTTTACATTTTACCTGGCGGCACAGTTTAACGGAGCCGGCAAGGTGCTCAATGTGACATTTGGTATCGCCCCCTTTACCGGCATGGTGATCGGTGCCGCGGTAATCATTCTTTACACGATGCTGGGCGGGTTTCATGCGGTGGTGTGGACTGACTTTATTCAGGCCCTGCTGATGTTCGGTGCTCTGGTGTTGCTCCCGCTGGCAGGATTGCTCGAAGTATCAGCCGGCGGGCATTCTCTGGGATCGGCGCTCAACGCTGCAGGGGGAACTTACCTGAGTCTTTCGGGCGGCAAAACAGGCTGGGCGGCAGTAGCAACAATCATCGGCGGCCTGAGCTGGGCTTTCGGATATATGGGACAGCCCCACCTGCTTACCAAGTTTATGTCCATCAAGGATCCCGCCAGAATGAAAAAAAGCCGTCGCATCGCATTTTTCTGGGCAGTTCCTGCATTTGCGGGAGCTTTTGTGATAGGTCTTGTGGGTTTGGCATTATATGGACAAGGGACTTTTAATGATGTTGAAAAGGTGATGCCTCACCTTGCCAACAGTCTGCTGCCGGCCTGGGTTGCCGGTATTCTGATTTCTGCAGCCATCGCTGCCATGATGTCAACCGCCGACGGGCAGTTGCTGGTGATATCTTCTGTGGTGTCGGAAGATTTGTTTCATAACATACTGAATATCAACATTAGCTCAAAAGCTATGGTCAATCTCAGCCGGATTGTAACCCTGTTGGTCGGGCTAGCGGCATTTGCCATCGCGGTAACGTCGCAAAAGCTGATTTTTGCCATGGTTTCTTATGCCTGGTCGGGCCTGGGGGCATCGTTTGGCCCGGCGCTGTTGCTGATGCTTAAATGGAAGAAAACAACCTGGCAGGGGGTTCTTGCAGGAATGTTAACAGGTTCTTTTTCAACAATTATCTGGTCTGAAATTACTTATCTTGATCAGGCAATCAGCGTGAGGTTCGCTTCCTTTGTTCTTGCTTTCGCAGTTGTGTGGCTTGTCAGCCTGTGCACCTACAAGCGCGCTGATAAATCTGCCTGA
- a CDS encoding GumC domain-containing protein: MSENKLSEIRDFDSTSLGMFLFSWRKHLIIISLSAAILAAVFSSSLFITPLYRSTVVLFPVSSNSVSRALLSDQPAAKTDILEFGEDEQTEQMLQILSSSKIRDKVVEKFDLMKHYRINPRSKYKNTELHRQYESNITFRRTEFMAVRISVLDRDPQMAADIANTISELLDSTKNAMQRERAMKGFAIVEQEYLKLRDDIAKMEDSLRVIRELGVYDYESQSEMFNQQLAIEIARGNERGIASLESKLNLLAKYGGAYVSLRDMLEHEKKQLSYLKARYEEAKVDATETLPQKFVVESAYKAEKKSYPVRWIIVLVSTLAAFLISVIVIITIEKLPAFNALKKNSFSKK; the protein is encoded by the coding sequence ATGTCGGAGAATAAGCTATCAGAAATCAGGGATTTTGATTCCACAAGCCTCGGAATGTTCCTTTTCTCCTGGCGTAAGCACCTGATAATTATAAGTTTAAGTGCCGCCATTTTGGCTGCGGTTTTTTCCTCCAGCCTTTTCATAACGCCGCTTTACCGTTCAACAGTTGTCCTTTTTCCGGTGTCAAGCAACTCTGTTTCCAGGGCATTGCTTTCCGATCAGCCTGCTGCTAAAACCGATATTCTTGAGTTTGGTGAAGATGAGCAGACAGAACAGATGCTCCAGATTCTCAGTTCGAGCAAAATCCGGGATAAGGTGGTTGAAAAGTTTGACCTGATGAAACATTACAGGATCAATCCAAGGTCAAAATATAAGAATACTGAGCTTCACAGGCAATACGAGAGCAACATTACGTTCAGAAGAACGGAATTCATGGCTGTCAGGATATCGGTGCTCGACCGCGACCCCCAAATGGCAGCCGATATTGCCAATACGATCTCCGAACTGCTTGATTCTACGAAGAATGCCATGCAACGCGAACGGGCGATGAAAGGTTTTGCCATCGTCGAACAGGAATATTTGAAGTTGCGTGATGATATTGCAAAAATGGAGGATTCACTGCGGGTGATTCGTGAACTGGGTGTTTACGATTATGAGTCCCAATCGGAAATGTTTAATCAGCAGCTTGCCATTGAAATCGCAAGGGGAAATGAAAGGGGTATAGCCTCGCTTGAAAGTAAGCTGAACCTGCTTGCAAAATATGGCGGTGCTTATGTTTCCTTGCGCGACATGCTTGAGCATGAGAAAAAGCAATTGAGTTATCTCAAAGCAAGATATGAAGAGGCTAAAGTAGATGCCACAGAGACCCTGCCGCAAAAATTTGTTGTTGAATCGGCATACAAAGCTGAAAAGAAGTCTTATCCTGTCCGGTGGATTATCGTACTCGTTTCAACCCTTGCTGCATTTCTGATCTCGGTGATTGTGATCATCACCATTGAAAAACTGCCGGCATTCAATGCCTTAAAAAAAAACTCCTTTTCAAAAAAATAA
- a CDS encoding glycosyltransferase family 4 protein: protein MKIAVNTRLLLHGRLEGIGWFSYENLKRITTDHPEHQFYFLFDRPYHRDFIFSDNVIPLVAGPPARHPVLYFIWFEFTVRRLLKKTGADLFLSPDGYLSLGSKVPSIAVFHDLNFEHYPGDLPLAERWYYRTFFRKYASKAARIATVSGFSKADITRQYGTDPGKIDVVYNGANEEYLPVDESVKSETRKKYTGGRPYFFFVGSLHPRKNLVNLFRAFDLFKRTDRQNTLLLLAGARKWWTGEIASVYENMEFKDDVIFSGRLETSEMCNVMGSAVALTYVSYFEGFGIPIVEAFRCGTPVITSNITSMPEVGGEAALYADPFKPEEIADAMTKIANDNNLREQLITAGAGRAGIFTWDQSARRLWQTIEKVLTAQADLSARL, encoded by the coding sequence TTGAAGATCGCTGTCAATACCAGATTGCTGTTGCATGGAAGACTCGAAGGCATCGGGTGGTTCAGCTATGAGAACCTCAAAAGAATCACAACAGACCATCCTGAACACCAGTTTTATTTTCTTTTCGACCGTCCATACCACAGGGATTTTATTTTCAGCGACAACGTCATCCCCCTTGTAGCCGGCCCTCCTGCCCGACATCCCGTATTATATTTTATCTGGTTCGAATTTACCGTTCGCCGCCTGCTCAAAAAGACCGGAGCCGACCTTTTCCTTTCCCCTGACGGTTATCTTTCGCTGGGATCAAAGGTACCTTCCATTGCCGTTTTCCACGATCTTAATTTCGAGCACTACCCCGGCGACCTTCCCCTGGCGGAGCGCTGGTATTACAGGACCTTTTTCAGAAAATATGCTTCTAAAGCGGCCAGAATAGCAACGGTTTCCGGATTTTCGAAGGCAGACATCACAAGGCAATATGGTACGGATCCCGGAAAAATTGATGTGGTATATAACGGGGCAAACGAGGAATATCTTCCTGTTGATGAATCCGTGAAATCAGAAACCAGAAAAAAGTACACCGGGGGACGCCCGTATTTCTTTTTCGTAGGATCGTTGCATCCCCGAAAAAATCTGGTCAACCTTTTCAGGGCCTTTGACCTTTTTAAAAGGACAGACCGGCAAAACACCTTGTTGCTCCTTGCCGGCGCCCGAAAATGGTGGACAGGTGAGATCGCTTCCGTTTATGAAAACATGGAATTCAAAGACGATGTGATCTTTTCGGGAAGGCTGGAAACCAGTGAAATGTGCAATGTCATGGGATCGGCTGTTGCGCTCACCTACGTTTCATATTTCGAGGGGTTTGGCATACCAATCGTGGAGGCTTTCCGTTGCGGGACCCCGGTTATCACATCCAACATCACTTCCATGCCTGAAGTTGGCGGAGAAGCAGCCCTTTATGCCGATCCTTTTAAACCGGAAGAAATTGCTGATGCCATGACTAAAATCGCAAACGACAACAATCTCCGCGAGCAACTGATTACTGCAGGGGCCGGGAGGGCCGGGATATTTACCTGGGACCAATCGGCCCGGAGGTTATGGCAAACTATTGAGAAAGTACTAACAGCTCAGGCAGATTTATCAGCGCGCTTGTAG
- a CDS encoding Crp/Fnr family transcriptional regulator → MELKISDLIAKEMFLTPEEIEAVDTLIPIKEFKKGRLLLEEGSIAKECYFNIKGCVRSYQILNGEEKTTQFFIEGDSIASLLSYLNKTPANHYFECIEDYTLAVLSFDNEQKLYKQHPKFEALCRNSIEQEFGKQQEVLQNYLTRNPEERYLMLQETRPELLQRVPQYHLATFLGVQPESLSRIRKRIAQKNKS, encoded by the coding sequence ATGGAATTAAAAATATCTGATTTGATAGCAAAGGAAATGTTTCTGACTCCTGAAGAAATAGAAGCAGTGGATACCTTAATTCCCATCAAAGAATTTAAGAAAGGCCGGCTTCTTCTGGAAGAAGGAAGCATTGCAAAAGAATGTTACTTCAACATCAAAGGTTGTGTTCGTTCGTATCAAATTCTGAATGGCGAAGAAAAAACAACTCAGTTCTTTATTGAAGGAGATTCAATTGCATCACTTTTAAGCTATCTTAATAAAACTCCGGCAAATCATTATTTCGAATGTATTGAAGATTACACATTGGCTGTATTAAGTTTTGATAATGAACAAAAACTCTATAAACAGCATCCTAAATTTGAAGCCCTCTGCAGAAACAGCATTGAGCAAGAATTCGGCAAACAACAAGAAGTCCTTCAAAACTACCTTACCAGGAATCCGGAAGAAAGATATTTAATGTTACAAGAAACCCGGCCAGAATTGCTCCAGCGGGTTCCTCAATATCACCTGGCGACATTCCTGGGTGTGCAGCCTGAATCTTTGAGCAGGATTCGTAAACGTATTGCCCAAAAGAATAAGTCTTAA
- a CDS encoding Wzz/FepE/Etk N-terminal domain-containing protein — translation MDNIRPTTENYFSNIHMMKIFFRWKWHLLSIAVVAALLAALFSGSFFIKPKFKSYALVYPSNIAPYSDESESEQMLQWLQSQDIRDSIIRKFNLAEHYRIDSSYKYFQSTMQFLYNKNVKISKTQYESIEIVVMDTDPVIARDMVLAIIDFCNLKIRKIHRDKYSEVVSSMEKTMQEKKAQLDSVEKALSELRQNYELIDYEAQAREITRGYLRTVDGSNSTNINMKDVLRMKENFESKAGQMAILTQRRNDILRIYSEFELVYDRAVYDADKVFTFTNVVTPPVVADKKSSPVRWLIVLYSVAAALFFSIVVISVIENKRINQEMKDLINS, via the coding sequence ATGGACAACATCAGGCCCACTACGGAGAACTATTTCAGTAACATCCACATGATGAAGATCTTCTTCAGGTGGAAATGGCATCTCCTTTCCATAGCGGTTGTTGCGGCATTGCTCGCAGCTTTATTTTCGGGTTCTTTCTTTATTAAACCGAAATTCAAATCCTATGCATTGGTCTATCCTTCGAATATAGCACCATATTCCGACGAGAGTGAAAGTGAGCAGATGTTACAGTGGCTTCAGTCCCAGGATATCAGAGACAGTATTATCCGGAAATTCAATCTGGCAGAGCACTACCGCATCGATAGTTCTTACAAATATTTCCAGTCAACAATGCAGTTTCTTTACAATAAGAATGTAAAGATCAGTAAAACACAATATGAGTCAATAGAGATTGTTGTGATGGATACAGATCCGGTGATTGCACGGGATATGGTTCTGGCAATCATTGATTTCTGTAATCTTAAGATCCGTAAAATCCATCGTGACAAATATTCTGAGGTTGTCAGCAGCATGGAAAAAACCATGCAAGAAAAAAAAGCGCAACTCGACAGTGTTGAAAAAGCGCTTTCGGAACTCCGTCAGAATTATGAACTGATTGATTATGAAGCGCAGGCACGAGAAATTACCCGTGGTTATCTCCGGACGGTTGATGGGTCAAACAGTACCAATATCAATATGAAGGATGTACTCCGCATGAAAGAGAACTTCGAGAGCAAAGCAGGTCAAATGGCGATTCTTACCCAGCGACGCAATGATATCCTCCGCATCTATTCCGAGTTTGAACTGGTTTATGACAGGGCAGTGTATGATGCAGATAAAGTATTCACATTTACCAATGTGGTCACTCCCCCGGTAGTTGCGGACAAGAAATCTTCTCCGGTACGCTGGCTTATCGTGCTTTATTCTGTGGCAGCCGCTCTGTTCTTCTCCATCGTTGTAATTTCCGTTATTGAAAACAAA
- a CDS encoding oligosaccharide flippase family protein, with amino-acid sequence MQRKFLTNLGFLLLLNLLIKPFWIFGIDRTVQNVVGAEDFGFYFAIFNFSFLFNILFDFGITNFNNRNIAQNSQLLNKHFSSIIILKFLLAVVYFIVTFSVGIIWGYRGNELWMLGLLGINQFLISFILYLRSNVSALLLFKTDSLLSVLDRMLMIAICSVLLWGRITDQTFRIEWFVYAQTVSYALTALIALLIVIKKASFRRLNWNFPFFLMIIRQSLPFAILVLLMTFYNRIDSVMIERLIGGVQGKEQSGIYAHAYRLLDASNNIAYLFSVLLLPLFARQIKSGERVENLVRLSFTLLFVVSVILAAVSWFYRVEIMDLMYDHFIPESASVFGVLMGCFIAISTTYVFGTLLTANGNLKQLNLIAAGGMLLNISLNVLLIPRFGALGSAWTSLITQGIMAIAQIILVLIFFRFKFNPKFLGALLVFVIGVVLINRVAVSLPLYWLQSLILAIFLSVFLALVLRLLNLRYFIRLIASPAG; translated from the coding sequence ATGCAACGTAAATTTCTTACCAATCTGGGTTTTCTGTTACTCCTTAACCTGCTGATAAAACCTTTCTGGATTTTCGGCATCGACAGGACTGTGCAGAATGTGGTGGGGGCTGAGGACTTTGGTTTTTATTTTGCCATTTTTAACTTTTCCTTTCTTTTTAATATTCTGTTTGATTTTGGTATTACCAATTTTAACAACCGGAATATTGCCCAGAACAGTCAGTTGCTGAACAAACATTTTTCCAGCATTATCATCCTGAAATTTCTGCTGGCGGTGGTTTATTTTATTGTCACTTTTTCAGTAGGAATAATATGGGGCTACAGGGGGAATGAATTATGGATGCTTGGCCTGCTCGGGATCAATCAATTTCTGATATCCTTCATCCTTTATCTCAGGTCAAATGTTTCAGCGCTGCTGCTTTTCAAAACCGACAGCCTTCTTTCGGTGCTCGACCGTATGCTGATGATCGCGATATGCAGTGTATTGCTGTGGGGCAGGATCACAGACCAGACATTCAGGATAGAGTGGTTTGTATATGCGCAGACAGTATCCTATGCGCTCACTGCACTGATCGCTTTGCTGATTGTAATCAAAAAAGCTTCTTTCAGGCGACTTAACTGGAATTTCCCGTTTTTTCTGATGATCATCCGGCAAAGCCTGCCGTTTGCCATTCTGGTATTGCTTATGACCTTCTACAACAGGATTGATTCGGTGATGATTGAGCGTCTGATCGGTGGTGTTCAGGGAAAGGAGCAATCGGGCATTTACGCCCATGCCTACCGCTTGCTTGATGCTTCCAATAACATTGCCTACCTGTTTTCAGTTCTTTTATTGCCTTTGTTCGCGCGACAGATTAAGTCAGGCGAGAGGGTTGAAAACCTTGTACGTCTGTCGTTTACGCTATTGTTTGTTGTTTCTGTAATTCTGGCAGCTGTCTCCTGGTTTTACAGGGTTGAGATCATGGACCTGATGTATGATCACTTCATTCCGGAATCAGCTTCGGTGTTCGGGGTGCTGATGGGATGCTTTATAGCTATCTCAACTACCTATGTTTTCGGCACCCTGTTGACGGCCAACGGAAATCTGAAACAGCTTAACCTGATCGCAGCCGGGGGAATGCTCCTGAATATCAGCCTCAACGTGCTGCTTATTCCCCGATTCGGGGCTTTGGGATCAGCCTGGACCAGCCTGATTACGCAGGGAATTATGGCTATAGCGCAGATTATTCTGGTGTTAATCTTCTTCAGGTTTAAATTCAATCCGAAGTTTCTCGGCGCACTGCTTGTTTTTGTCATCGGTGTTGTTCTCATCAACAGGGTAGCTGTCAGTCTTCCCTTGTATTGGTTACAGTCTCTTATACTCGCAATTTTCCTGTCTGTTTTTCTGGCTCTCGTTTTGCGATTGCTGAACCTGCGCTATTTTATCCGCCTGATTGCTTCGCCGGCCGGGTAG
- a CDS encoding DUF4386 domain-containing protein — MKTNELNLSTKTLARTTGFFYLLIITGGLISGMFVRGTLIDLTNAEITLNNIIQNETLFRLGFLGDLIMVLSDVMVSVLFYFLLVNVHKGLAILAAVFRLLQSSVLGANLINLFKPVIMIQGAEKMSTEQLTELSSDVITQMQVFDYGYLISGVFFAINCLLMGVLLYKSADFPKFIGIIIFIAGLGYMFNSMASFLVPSLIEISAMVMLFTAVIAELTFCAYLLTAGVRNKSKESQL; from the coding sequence ATGAAAACAAATGAATTGAATTTATCGACAAAAACTTTGGCAAGAACTACCGGATTCTTCTACCTGTTAATTATTACCGGCGGATTGATAAGTGGAATGTTTGTCAGAGGAACATTGATCGACCTTACTAATGCTGAGATTACCCTGAATAATATTATTCAAAACGAAACTTTATTCAGGTTAGGATTTTTAGGAGATCTTATCATGGTTCTATCCGACGTAATGGTATCCGTACTTTTCTACTTCCTTCTTGTAAATGTTCACAAAGGTCTTGCAATCCTTGCGGCCGTTTTCAGATTATTACAATCATCAGTGCTTGGCGCAAACCTGATCAACCTGTTTAAGCCTGTAATAATGATTCAAGGTGCAGAAAAAATGTCAACTGAACAATTGACTGAACTAAGCAGTGATGTAATAACACAGATGCAAGTCTTCGACTATGGTTACTTAATCTCTGGTGTATTCTTTGCGATCAATTGTTTATTAATGGGAGTCCTTTTGTATAAATCTGCTGATTTTCCAAAATTCATCGGAATAATAATTTTCATAGCCGGCTTAGGATATATGTTTAATTCTATGGCAAGTTTTCTGGTCCCTTCACTGATCGAAATCAGTGCAATGGTTATGCTATTTACAGCAGTTATCGCAGAATTAACTTTTTGTGCATATCTATTGACAGCAGGGGTAAGAAACAAAAGTAAAGAATCCCAGCTATAG